Below is a window of Methanobacterium sp. DNA.
AAATTAATTCCAAGCCAATAATAAACTAAATATTTGACTATCAAATCTCTCATTAAAAGGAGTAAAATGCTACCAGTAGTTTAGAAGCATTGCTAATTTTCACATTAAATTGAAAACCTTTTTTTATATGGCTTTTTGAATGGTGATTCGAGTTTACAATCGGATATTCTCATTACTTGGAATTTGCATAAATCACTGCACCCAAAACAGAATTCCATTAGAGGACGTACCATGAACACTATATCTTTTACTGAGGACGTGCTCTTAGCACTGGATCTTTTACTAAGGACGTACCTTGAGCACTGGATCTTTTACTATTTCTAAAAAATTCTTCCAGAAGTTTTCAGTTAGAATCTAAAAAATCAACTAAGAAATGTACTTGATATCTTTAAAAAAAAGGTTTAAAAAGGGAATTAAAATTTCCATATTAGATGAAAAACTGCGTAGAAAACAAGAATAGGGAACAAGTTATTATATATGATATTAATATTATTATTGAGAATCATTATTGAGAAGATTTATGTTGGAGGGAATTGTCTTGATAAGAATAAGTATGTCACTGCCTAGGAAATTATTGGAAGAATTTGATGAAGTACTTCAGGACCGGGGATATAATTCAAGATCTAAAGGAATAAGGGATGCACTAAAGGATTATATGCTCCGTTATCAGTGGATGAATGAGATGGATGGGGAAAGGATTGGAACTATCGCAGTAATCTACGACCACCATTACATGGGTGTTTTGGATGAAATCACCAATATCCAACACCAATACACCGATCACATTAACGCTGTAATGCACATACACATGAACGATAAACAATGCATGGAAGTAATAGTAGTAAAAGGGGAAGTTACTCAAATTCGAGAACTCACCGAAAAAATCATGAGCCTCAAAGGTGTAGAACACGTGAAACTCACTAGTTCAGGGGTAAAAGATCATTGAATTACTGATCTTCTCCAATTTTGGCATGAATTTCTGTTTTATATTTTTTTAACCCTGATTATTCCTTCTGTATGGGAAAAAAGAGATGATAATAAAGAAGGGATTACTGCATATTTTTAATTTTGAAATTGTATTTTGTGTAATGTTTATTTTCTTCTAAATAGAATAATATATTAGATTGTAATTTTGGCTTAGCTAAAATTGTAGTATCTATTGAGGAGGGAGAACGAATGGATAGTAAAATCGGAATAGGATTGTTGATTGTGGTTTGTTTTATTGTTGCAGCATCTGGATGTGCTTCTTCTGCGGTTACAGTTGTTGTCAACTATACTGGCGATTGGAATGGTACCATAACTGATTCTTCAGGAACCCGCACCATAGAAGGTACTGGCGATAAATCATTCGATCTAGGAAGTATTACTGGATCTTTAAGGGCTAAAGTTGAAAAAAACGATGATAAATCTGATCCGATATATATAACTGCCTATAGAGATGGAAAAGTGGTGGCTTCTCAGAATACTAGTAATTATCCATCACTTACTGATGCACAAATCAGTGTCTATTTAACTCCCTAAAAAAAGGGGTGAATAGTTGTTTTGAGCACTTTTAAGTTCCACCACCTTATTGGAAAGTGATCCGCACGAACTGGATAGTGCTTTTTTTACTGTTTTTTTTAGAATCTGTATCAATATAGTATACCCTACTTGGAAGCTTGTACAATTATTTTTTTAATTAAAAAATCCCTAAAACTCCCTCCCAGAGTAGGGGTGAGTCATTTCGTCCCCCCTAGCAGTTCTGTTATATTTTATTAAAACTCTGAAAGATGGATTAAATTTTCATTGAAGGTATCTTTTTAATTATATTGTCTATTTCTTTTTTTAGTGCACCCCTATTTTTTTTAAAGTTGGCGAAAATCTTTAAAATAAATAAACCCAATATGGGTTTATGGAATCTAAAGCTAATATTCGCATACTGCTTCTGCTACTAGTAGGTGTGTTTATGGGATCCCTTGATATTGGTATTGTGGGTCCTGCATTACATGCTATTGGAACAGATTTTTGTGTTAATGAAAGATTGTTAAGCTGGGTTTTCACCATCTACATCCTATTTTTCATGATCGGAACCCCTTTAATGGCTAAATTATCAGATATGTATGGTCGAAAATGGGTTTATATGATTGACATCTTATTATTTGCTTTAGGTTCTGTTATAACTATAACATCGGTTTCCTTTGAAATGGTGCTTTTTGGTAGGGCTATTCAGGGTGTGGGTGCTGGGGGTATCTTCCCGGTGGCCAATGCTTTTATTGGGGATGTTTTCCCTCCTGAAAAAAGAGGCGGGGCTTTGGGAATTTTAAGCTCTGTCTGGGGTTTGTCCAGTGTTCTTGGACCAGTTTTAGGCGGTTTACTCTTGGATTATGGTTGGAAGTGGTTGTTTATTATTAATATTCCTATTTCTATAGTGGTTTTGTTGGGAAGCTTTTACATTCTCCCTAGATCTGTTAAAAATCCAGACATTCGTTTAGATTGGCCTGGTATTGTTATTTTAGGGTTGTTTGTTTCATGTTTAGCTTATGGGATTAACCAGATCGACACTAATAACTTCGCTAGCAGCATTTTTTCATTGTCAGTCTGGCCTTTCCTGGTTTTAAGTTTAGTGTTACTCCCTGTGCTGTTAAAAGTAGAATTGAACACTAACAATCCCCTAATTCAGGTGGATCTCTTCCGTAGTAGGGAAGTTAAACTTGTTTCTAGTATAATGGTGGGCACTGGACTGATTCAGGCGTCCACCGTATTTATTCCCTCATTTGCTATTGTGGCTTTATCTTTGGACTCAACAGATGCCAGTTGGATGTTAATACCAGTTGTGCTTACCATGGCTATTGGAGCACCCATTATTGGAAAACTTCTGGATAAATTTGGTTCTAGGAATATAATGCTCACAGGAGCATTTATAATGATAATCGGCCTCTTTTTACTTAGCATTTACTCCACAATATTTAATATGTTTATCTTTGCTTCTGTACTTATTGGTGTGGGTATGAGCACTGCCATTGGGTCTCCGCCACGTTATATTATGCTGGTGGAAAGCCCTCCTAAGGAAAGAGCTTCGGGCCAGGCTTTGATAAACATTATTACCAGTGCGGGTCAACTTTTAGGTGGGGCTCTTATTGGTGCGGTGATAGGTTCTTATGCTGGTCTGCTGAGAGGATATGAATTTGCTTTTGTGTTAATGGGATTCGTAGCTATTACTATGACTATTTTAGCAATGGGATTGAAAAGTAAAAAAGAACAACTAAAAACTATTTTTTGAGTTTTTATTTGGTTGATAGAACATTATTCCCAATAGTTTTAATTACAATTAATTACAAATTATTGTATGTAATTACTTTCATTGCACAGATAAAACATTTTGCAAGTAAATTACGGGGGGGTGTGCAATAATACCTTATTTATTTTTCTATTGGATCCGCAGAATCACCTCTTACAGGGAAAATTCATTGATTTTTCATTTGATTAATTAATTTAAAACTGTAACCGGAGGTGATAATCGTGAAAAAACAATCTATTTTGTTTATAGCTACATTTTTATTGGCACTGGCCCTTGCCGGGTCAAGTTATGCAAATGGAGTGTCTGAGGTTTATGTATCTCCTGATGGTGATGACAACACTGGTACTGGAACTATTGACAATCCATTTGAAACTGTTGGAAAAGGTATTGACGCTCTTAGTGGTACTTCACTAACATTACACATGGCAGCAGGAACTTATAATCAGGATAACGGAGGAGTCAGTAAAGATTACGGTATAAATATCCAAAAAGATGTGACCATCAAGGGTGCAGGTAAAGAATTGACCATTATTGATGCAAAAGGCTTGGATAATATATTCAGAATCAGTGATGGATATACTGTAACACTAAAGGATTTAACTCTCAAAAATGGAGATACATGTGCCGGTGGCGCAGTTTATGTTGATTCAGCTGCTACTTTAAATGCAATTAACTGTAACTTCAAAGACAACAAAGCTTTCGAAGGTGGTGCAATATATAACGCTGGAACTACTTCAGTAACAAACTGTTTGTTCGAAAACAACGAAGCAAAACCCAATGACTCTGGCGGTGCAATCTACACTCAGTATGGTAGTTCATTAACTGTTACTGGCAGTACTTTCACAGGAAACAGAGATACCAGTGATCATGGTGGTGCAGTATTTGCTTCCAGCGTAACTTTATTACAGTTAATTGGAAACAACTTCATCAACAACAGTGGTAATGCAATCTACATCAATTGCTTCCCAATTGCCAGTGAAGCGGCGGGTTCACCTATTTTGAAAATAAACGTCAACCGGATTGTGGGCAATACTCCTTTTGGATTGTATTTGAATACACTTAGACTCCGTCAAGATGGTGATGGTCAAAATAGTATCTTCCAACCCATCGATGCCACTAACAACTGGTGGGGTTCCAATAACGACCCACGCACATTGCCATCTGCAATTTACGACCCAGATAACTTCGCAGACACGTCTAAATGGTTGGTTCTAAAGGTTTCTGCAAACCCCCACAACGTTGCATTTGGAGGTACCTCCCTGGTGACTGCCAGTGTGATCTACAACAACTTTGGAGAGGACACATCCAGCATAGGCCATATACCTGATGGAACACCTATTACCTTAACCACAGATATTGGAAATGTAGGCAGTAAACAGGTGACTCGTTACACAGTAGGCGGAATCGTTACCACGATTTTAAGAGCAAATGATGGATTAGGCATTGCACATGTCTACGCTATTTTAGATGGATTCATGACCCCGGTCCCTGCTCAAGTGGTGATTGTTGAGGCTGCAAGTGTTAAAACCTTGTCTAAAACTATTGGGATGCAGAAAACAGGAACTCCATTAGTGCCCATTGTTCTGGCTTTATTGATGGTGTTGGGAGGAATCTTCTCCTCTTCTAAAAGAAATTAATGGAGTTTGTAAAATATTCCCTATTTTTCTTTTTTTTAAAAAAATAAGTGAATTTAATGGTACAACAGTTGATGCCATTTTTTTTGTTAAAACCTATTTCTTGTATATTCTTATTCAACACGCTTTTAAATATTGAAAATCAATGATAAATCATCCGGAAAATAATAATTCACGATTATTCATTTTTATTTGAGTATATGATTAAAAACATGCTGTTTTGTATACTGATACAACAAAATAGTATAACACATTTAAGTAGCTATCAAAACATATTTTAATCTATAATTATCATAATCATAGCCAATTTTTGGAGGAATTCAAATCACTACCCAAGGTCAAGATAAATATGTTAAGGGGACTGCTGGGTTTAACATGATAACCAATGTTCCAGTTTACAGTGCCCATGACACAATAGAAGAAATTGAAAAACGATTAGCCCATGACTCCCCTGAATTCTCCAGTATGGATTATATTTACATTACCAGCCCTGAAAATATTTTAAAAGGCGTAATATCTATAAAGAACATGTTACGAAACCAGGATAAAACATTGAAAGCTTCAGATATTATGATTAAAGATCTAGTCACTGTTAGTGAAAATACTGATCATGAAAAGGTGGTGTATCAGGCTCTTTCCAATGGTTTGAAGGCTATTCCTGTGGTGGATGCTGACTGTAAATTTTTGGGAGTAGTACCCTATGACACTATCTTACAAATTTTTAACCACGAAGTTGAAGGTGACATTTTCAAATTTGGTGGTATTTTTCATAAAGTCGGTGAGGAATACACTTCCATCAATTCAACAGCCACCCACATGATCCAGTCCCGTCTTCCCTGGCTCATTATTGGAGTTATTGGCGGTATTCTAGCTGCATCCTTGATCGCCATATTCGAAGAGCTTTTGGCCAGTTTTATTGCATTGGCTAGTTTCATTCCAGTTATGGTCTATATGAGTGATGCTGCCGGAGCCCAGACTGAAGCACTTATTATTCGTAGTATGGCATTGGACACCCAACTTAACATACGAAGATATCTGACTCGAGAAATAATTGTTGCCATTGCTCT
It encodes the following:
- the nikR gene encoding nickel-responsive transcriptional regulator NikR, translating into MIRISMSLPRKLLEEFDEVLQDRGYNSRSKGIRDALKDYMLRYQWMNEMDGERIGTIAVIYDHHYMGVLDEITNIQHQYTDHINAVMHIHMNDKQCMEVIVVKGEVTQIRELTEKIMSLKGVEHVKLTSSGVKDH
- a CDS encoding MFS transporter encodes the protein MESKANIRILLLLLVGVFMGSLDIGIVGPALHAIGTDFCVNERLLSWVFTIYILFFMIGTPLMAKLSDMYGRKWVYMIDILLFALGSVITITSVSFEMVLFGRAIQGVGAGGIFPVANAFIGDVFPPEKRGGALGILSSVWGLSSVLGPVLGGLLLDYGWKWLFIINIPISIVVLLGSFYILPRSVKNPDIRLDWPGIVILGLFVSCLAYGINQIDTNNFASSIFSLSVWPFLVLSLVLLPVLLKVELNTNNPLIQVDLFRSREVKLVSSIMVGTGLIQASTVFIPSFAIVALSLDSTDASWMLIPVVLTMAIGAPIIGKLLDKFGSRNIMLTGAFIMIIGLFLLSIYSTIFNMFIFASVLIGVGMSTAIGSPPRYIMLVESPPKERASGQALINIITSAGQLLGGALIGAVIGSYAGLLRGYEFAFVLMGFVAITMTILAMGLKSKKEQLKTIF
- a CDS encoding magnesium transporter; its protein translation is MITNVPVYSAHDTIEEIEKRLAHDSPEFSSMDYIYITSPENILKGVISIKNMLRNQDKTLKASDIMIKDLVTVSENTDHEKVVYQALSNGLKAIPVVDADCKFLGVVPYDTILQIFNHEVEGDIFKFGGIFHKVGEEYTSINSTATHMIQSRLPWLIIGVIGGILAASLIAIFEELLASFIALASFIPVMVYMSDAAGAQTEALIIRSMALDTQLNIRRYLTREIIVAIALAAVSGLFASILAYVTRQNITLGLIIFFALFLSIIASVAINTFAPLILKKFNYDPALATGPLATIFSDITTLAIYLAVAVILLQNP